A single Perca flavescens isolate YP-PL-M2 chromosome 2, PFLA_1.0, whole genome shotgun sequence DNA region contains:
- the ears2 gene encoding nondiscriminating glutamyl-tRNA synthetase EARS2, mitochondrial produces the protein MMPLTQRCFQCLTAVRNRRVKLLLNPAVTRCCSTVQGDVRVRFAPSPTGFLHLGGLRTALYNYIFAKKYGGSFVLRLEDTDQSRLVPGAAESIEDMLEWAGVPPDESPRRGGSVGPYLQSQRLDLYNQTAQQLLESKHAYYCFCSSQRLSLLKKEALRTGQTPRYDNRCRHLRAEQVQEKLAQGVPHVIRFRLEAGVEPFQDLIFGRNHHEVAQVEGDPVVIKADGFPTYHLANIVDDHYMRISHVLRGSEWLISTSKHLLMYRALGWQPPTFGHLPLLMNKDGSKLSKRQGDIFIQSYKREGVLPEALLDITTNCGSGFNTNRIGRRIDELISEFNPSKITTHSALLDLEKLPEFNRIHLQHRIEDEEQCHLLIKDLQAQIQQACTAEIQEEEVLHEDYIRRVLHLRKGHISSLTELLSPAYSYLWVRPSISSQQVAALTAEAQHIASLVLKLIAERGEELAVDRLSKDLKTLAKQTKATKHREVMKLLRLALSGLQQGPSVAEMMVSLGPAEISHRFQKLLLLSETS, from the exons ATGATGCCGTTGACTCAGAGATGTTTTCAGTGTCTGACAGCGGTCAGAAACAGACGGGTTAAACTCCTGCTGAACCCCGCCGTTACAAGATGCTGCTCCACCGTTCAGGGTGACGTGAGGGTCAGGTTTGCACCCAGTCCGACAG GATTCTTACATCTTGGAGGCCTCCGAACCGCTCTTTACAATTACATCTTTGCCAAGAAGTATGGAGGCTCTTTCGTCCTGCGACTGGAGGACACTGATCAGAGCAGGCTGGTACCAGGAGCTGCAGAGTCCATAGAGGACATGCTGGAGTGGGCTG GTGTACCCCCAGATGAGAGTCCTCGTCGAGGTGGCTCAGTGGGTCCATACTTGCAGTCTCAGAGACTGGACCTCTACAATCAGACAGCCCAGCAGCTTCTCGAGAGTAAGCATGCCTACTACTGTTTCTGCAGCTCTCAGAGACTCAGCCTGCTCAAAAAAGAGGCCTTAAGGACCGGACAGACACCGAG GTATGATAACCGGTGTCGTCACCTTCGGGCCGAGCAGGTCCAGGAGAAACTGGCTCAGGGAGTGCCACATGTGATCAGGTTTCGTCTGGAAGCAGGTGTCGAGCCTTTTCAGGATCTTATCTTTGGACGGAATCATCACGAGGTGGCCCAG GTGGAGGGGGACCCTGTAGTGATAAAAGCGGATGGTTTTCCCACCTATCACCTTGCTAACATAGTAGATGATCATTACATGAGGATCAGCCATGTGCTGCGGGGGTCTGAGTGGCTCATCTCCACCTCCAAACATCTCCTCATGTACCGTGCTCTCGGATGGCAGCCGCCCACCTTCGGACATCTGCCGCTCCTGATGAACAAAGATGGCAGCAAACTGTCCAAGAGGCAGGGGGATATATTCATTCAGAGCTACAAGAGAGAAGGAGTCCTACCGGAGGCTCTGCTGGATATCACAACCAACTGTGGGTCTGGATTCAACA CCAATCGAATTGGGCGGAGGATAGATGAACTGATCTCTGAGTTTAATCCCTCAAAGATCACAACACATTCTGCTCTGTTAGACCTGGAAAAACTACCAGAGTTCAACAG AATTCACCTGCAACACCGTATTGAAGATGAGGAGCAGTGTCATTTGCTTATAAAAGATCTTCAGGCACAGATCCAGCAGGCCTGTACAGCAGAGATCCAGGAAGAAGAAGTACTACATGAGGATTATATCAGGCGGGTGCTACATCTTCGTAAG GGTCACATATCCTCCCTTACGGAGCTTTTAAGTCCTGCTTACTCTTACCTGTGGGTTCGTCCTTCCATCTCcagccagcaggtggcagcactCACTGCAGAGGCCCAGCACATTGCTTCATTAGTACTCAA ATTAATAGCTGAGCGAGGTGAGGAGCTGGCTGTGGATCGACTCAGCAAAGATCTGAAGACTCTGGCTAAGCAAACTAAAGCCACCAAACACAGGGAAGTGATGAAGCTGCTACGTCTGGCTCTCAGTGGTCTGCAG CAAGGGCCCAGTGTAGCTGAGATGATGGTGTCTTTGGGGCCCGCAGAGATCAGCCATCGATTCCAGAaacttctgctgctttcagagACTAGTTAA